A section of the Anabaena cylindrica PCC 7122 genome encodes:
- a CDS encoding DHH family phosphoesterase — MYLNSSVTQFDNLSLELKPEEVEIDKESYELPPLARPSLPGSNGDGGGIYLAQRGNNSLPGQKSEELQKILLCHRHERHLVILQDFPDPDALSCAWAYQLITQQYDIKCEIVYAGTLSHQENIALVKLTNLPAQRWTMQSLKSKDLSSYQGFVLIDNQGTTSQLLSAVQQAGIPLVVLVDHHSLQGELKAEFVDVRPYVRATATIFTQYLQAGLLSLDSSISQHVKCATALMHGLRSDTNRLMQAQEEDFMAAAYLSRFYDAQLLNAILQANRSKRVMDVIERSLKNRIVQNNFSIAGVGYLRYDDRDAIPQAADFLVTEENVHTAVVYGIVHDEDDELEVVIGSLRTTKLTLDPDEFIKEAFGQDSTGRFFGGGRTGAGGFEIPMGFLSGSNENSAYAKIKWEVYDAQIKQKLLKLVNPRDNPIQS; from the coding sequence ATGTACTTGAATTCTTCAGTTACTCAATTTGATAATTTATCGTTAGAACTAAAACCGGAGGAAGTTGAGATAGATAAAGAATCTTATGAACTTCCTCCGCTTGCCAGGCCTTCTTTACCAGGATCAAATGGTGATGGAGGAGGTATATATTTAGCTCAACGTGGCAATAATTCCCTTCCCGGTCAAAAGTCAGAAGAGTTACAAAAAATCCTGCTCTGTCATAGACATGAGCGTCATTTGGTAATTCTGCAAGATTTTCCTGACCCTGATGCGCTTTCGTGCGCTTGGGCTTACCAATTAATTACTCAACAATACGATATCAAATGTGAAATTGTTTATGCTGGAACCTTAAGCCACCAAGAGAATATTGCCTTAGTCAAGTTGACTAACTTACCCGCTCAACGCTGGACAATGCAATCCCTAAAAAGTAAAGATTTGTCATCTTATCAAGGGTTTGTGTTAATTGATAACCAGGGAACCACATCACAGCTTTTATCAGCAGTACAACAGGCAGGAATTCCCTTAGTAGTGCTAGTTGACCATCATAGCTTGCAAGGGGAACTCAAAGCTGAGTTTGTTGATGTGCGTCCATATGTGCGGGCAACGGCAACAATATTTACTCAATACTTACAAGCGGGGTTACTGTCATTAGATAGCAGTATTAGCCAACACGTTAAATGTGCTACTGCCTTAATGCATGGTTTGCGCTCAGATACCAATAGGTTAATGCAAGCGCAGGAAGAAGATTTTATGGCTGCTGCATATCTGAGCCGATTTTATGATGCTCAGTTGCTGAATGCCATTCTACAGGCAAATCGTTCTAAGCGGGTAATGGATGTGATCGAGCGATCGCTCAAAAATCGCATTGTCCAAAATAACTTTTCCATAGCTGGGGTTGGTTACTTACGCTACGACGATAGAGATGCTATTCCCCAAGCGGCTGATTTTCTTGTCACAGAAGAAAATGTTCACACCGCAGTAGTTTATGGCATCGTTCACGATGAAGATGACGAACTAGAAGTAGTTATAGGTTCCCTCAGAACCACAAAACTTACCCTAGACCCCGACGAATTTATTAAAGAAGCCTTTGGACAAGATAGCACAGGAAGGTTTTTTGGTGGTGGACGTACTGGTGCAGGAGGCTTTGAAATTCCGATGGGTTTTTTATCTGGTAGCAATGAAAATTCTGCTTATGCAAAAATCAAATGGGAAGTTTATGATGCTCAAATCAAGCAGAAATTGTTGAAGTTAGTAAATCCTAGAGATAACCCAATTCAGTCGTAG
- a CDS encoding DUF3067 family protein, with product MTGQELRQLLIDKWGYSYDVQFRRTQGKVFLQVMWKYVEQASFPLSEAEYQEHINDIANYLNALGGTIQVQTFITQTKERPRLGKAVSIPLDLGDRASEWIL from the coding sequence ATGACAGGACAGGAATTACGACAACTGCTGATTGATAAATGGGGATACTCTTATGATGTCCAGTTCCGCAGGACACAGGGGAAGGTATTTCTGCAAGTGATGTGGAAATATGTTGAGCAAGCTTCATTCCCCTTAAGCGAGGCCGAGTACCAAGAACATATCAATGATATTGCCAATTATCTCAATGCCTTGGGGGGAACAATACAAGTACAAACTTTTATTACACAGACAAAAGAGCGTCCCCGACTGGGTAAAGCAGTGAGTATTCCCCTCGACTTAGGCGATCGCGCTTCTGAATGGATTTTATGA
- the gcvH gene encoding glycine cleavage system protein GcvH, whose translation MSFEYPQDLRYLDSHEYARLDGEIATIGISAFAVDELGDIVHLELADIGDAISLGDKFGTIESVKAVEELNAPISGTVIERNEILIQFPEQVSDDPHGEGWLIKVRINDPGELDEAMTADEYRALVEGE comes from the coding sequence ATGTCTTTTGAATATCCGCAAGATTTGCGATATCTAGATTCTCATGAGTATGCACGCTTAGATGGAGAAATCGCTACTATTGGGATTAGCGCATTTGCTGTAGATGAATTGGGTGATATTGTACATTTAGAACTGGCAGACATTGGAGATGCGATTAGCCTGGGTGACAAATTTGGCACAATCGAATCAGTAAAAGCCGTTGAGGAACTCAATGCACCAATCAGCGGTACAGTAATAGAACGCAATGAGATTTTGATTCAATTTCCCGAACAAGTATCAGACGACCCACATGGTGAAGGTTGGTTGATCAAAGTCCGTATCAATGACCCTGGTGAGCTTGATGAAGCCATGACAGCCGATGAATATCGTGCTTTGGTAGAAGGCGAGTAA
- a CDS encoding pentapeptide repeat-containing protein, which translates to MKYWQILASFVLAVVLFVSPLPAEAASSSSVNSSIGNIDNQGASGQDYSGQNLAGTEFTSVKLENTNFSNADLRGGVFNGALLEGVNLHGVDFRQGIAYLARFKNTDFSDAVLTDAMMLRTTFDDVDVTGADFTNAILDMTQVKKLCVNARGVNSQTGVDTRESLGCK; encoded by the coding sequence ATGAAGTATTGGCAAATATTGGCTAGTTTTGTTTTAGCTGTGGTGCTGTTTGTGTCTCCCTTACCAGCAGAAGCTGCAAGTTCTTCTAGTGTGAATAGTTCTATTGGTAACATTGATAATCAAGGAGCCAGTGGACAAGACTATTCTGGTCAAAACTTAGCCGGGACTGAGTTTACTAGCGTGAAATTAGAAAATACTAACTTTAGTAATGCTGATTTACGTGGTGGTGTATTTAACGGTGCTTTATTAGAGGGTGTAAATCTACATGGTGTAGATTTTAGGCAGGGTATTGCCTATCTTGCCAGGTTCAAAAATACTGACTTCAGTGATGCGGTGTTGACTGATGCCATGATGTTACGCACAACTTTTGATGATGTTGATGTCACAGGTGCAGATTTTACCAACGCAATTTTAGACATGACACAGGTGAAAAAACTCTGTGTAAATGCCAGGGGTGTCAATTCTCAAACTGGTGTAGACACTCGCGAATCTTTAGGTTGTAAGTAA
- the gcvT gene encoding glycine cleavage system aminomethyltransferase GcvT, translated as MTNQENITSSAVAHGGNFQDLAASQSPARTPLYQTSVELKARFTNFGGWEMPVQYSGISSEHQAVRNNAGMFDISHMGKFTLQGKTLIDQLQNLVPSDLSRLQPGQAQYTVLLNAEAGIIDDIIIYYLGKDTTDTQNVVIIVNASTTDKDKAWILAHLDPNIVHFQDLSRHKVLIAVQGPKATSHLQSLVSADLTPVKAFGHIETTILSHPAFLARTGYTGEDGFEVMVDPEVGVKLWQHLHNLGVIPCGLGARDTLRLEAAMALYGQDIDDHTTPLEAGLGWLVHLDTKGDFIGRSVLEQQKTEGVRRKLVGLQTQGRNIARHGYPVLSSSQVVGEVTSGTISPTLGYPIALAYVPTQLATVKQQLEVEIRGKAYPAVVIKRPFYRSKNRVTN; from the coding sequence GTGACTAATCAAGAAAATATTACCTCGTCGGCAGTCGCTCATGGGGGCAACTTCCAAGACCTCGCTGCCTCCCAATCTCCAGCGCGAACCCCTTTATATCAAACGAGTGTAGAACTCAAAGCCCGCTTCACCAATTTTGGTGGCTGGGAAATGCCCGTACAATATAGCGGTATCAGTAGCGAACACCAAGCGGTCAGAAACAACGCCGGAATGTTTGACATTTCCCACATGGGCAAATTTACCCTTCAAGGTAAAACCCTCATTGACCAACTTCAGAACTTAGTTCCCTCAGACTTGAGTCGCCTACAACCCGGTCAGGCCCAATATACAGTATTGTTAAATGCTGAAGCCGGAATTATTGACGACATCATTATTTATTATTTAGGCAAAGACACCACAGATACACAAAACGTAGTCATTATAGTCAATGCCTCAACCACCGATAAAGATAAAGCATGGATCTTGGCACACTTAGACCCTAATATAGTCCACTTTCAAGACCTGTCACGGCATAAAGTTTTAATTGCCGTACAAGGGCCAAAAGCTACCAGCCATCTCCAGTCCTTAGTTTCAGCAGATTTAACACCAGTCAAAGCCTTTGGGCATATAGAAACAACCATTCTCAGTCACCCCGCTTTCCTCGCCCGTACAGGCTACACTGGAGAAGATGGCTTTGAAGTCATGGTAGATCCAGAAGTAGGGGTAAAATTATGGCAACATCTCCATAATCTTGGTGTCATCCCTTGCGGACTCGGTGCCAGAGACACTCTGCGTCTGGAAGCAGCAATGGCACTTTATGGTCAAGACATCGACGATCATACCACACCCTTAGAAGCTGGTTTAGGTTGGTTAGTTCATTTAGATACCAAAGGCGATTTTATTGGGCGTAGTGTTTTAGAACAACAAAAAACTGAAGGAGTGCGTCGTAAACTCGTAGGTTTACAAACCCAAGGCAGAAATATTGCTCGTCATGGCTACCCAGTGTTATCCTCAAGTCAAGTTGTTGGAGAAGTAACTAGTGGAACTATCTCACCAACACTAGGTTATCCCATAGCCTTAGCTTACGTTCCTACCCAATTAGCAACCGTCAAACAGCAGCTAGAAGTGGAAATTCGGGGTAAAGCGTACCCCGCAGTAGTTATCAAACGTCCCTTTTATCGCTCAAAAAATCGTGTAACTAATTGA
- a CDS encoding HNH endonuclease, which translates to MGKVLVLNASYEPLNITSWRRAIVLLIKGKAEHVEHNGKFIYTDFPLPTVIRLRHYVRVPYKEIPLTRRNILHRDSHTCQYCGYTGDELTLDHVMPRSRGGGDTWENIVTACVRCNVKKGCRTPHEARMPLRYPPRQPYSSLYFEVTKHLKSGLHQEWQKYVIGL; encoded by the coding sequence ATGGGGAAGGTTTTAGTCCTAAACGCCTCCTACGAACCGCTCAACATCACGAGTTGGCGACGTGCCATAGTTTTGTTGATTAAAGGCAAAGCAGAACACGTAGAACATAACGGTAAATTCATATACACGGATTTCCCATTGCCAACCGTAATCCGGTTGCGTCATTACGTTCGTGTCCCCTATAAGGAAATTCCTCTTACTCGCCGGAATATATTGCATCGTGACAGTCATACTTGTCAATACTGTGGCTACACAGGAGACGAATTGACCTTAGATCATGTCATGCCGCGATCGCGTGGAGGGGGGGATACCTGGGAAAACATTGTTACGGCTTGTGTACGCTGCAACGTCAAAAAAGGCTGTCGTACACCCCATGAAGCCCGTATGCCTTTGCGCTATCCTCCGCGTCAACCTTATAGTAGCCTCTACTTCGAGGTGACAAAACATCTGAAGAGTGGACTTCATCAAGAGTGGCAAAAATATGTAATAGGACTTTGA
- a CDS encoding glycoside hydrolase family protein: MITELILNPNQVLRLGSKGVKVEHLQQILKALNLDPGLIDGDFGNKTLAAVQQFQQQQRLEADGIVGVITQNALNQSIANLNQNFYGGKSGKLPLSGISLIKEFEGLSLEAYPDPDPKNGGKPITIGWGTTRKKDGSEWKLGEKITKEEAEELLISQLENNYLPSLQKIPVWNELNPNQQGALLSFCYNLGANFYGGANFQSITRVLKNQQWDEIEETFVKYRSPGSLVEEGLKRRRLAEAKLFLTSLPSVPY, encoded by the coding sequence ATGATCACCGAATTAATCCTCAATCCCAATCAAGTTCTCAGACTAGGCTCAAAAGGTGTAAAAGTTGAGCATTTACAACAAATATTAAAAGCGCTCAACCTAGATCCAGGTTTGATAGATGGTGATTTTGGTAACAAAACTCTAGCGGCTGTGCAACAGTTTCAACAACAACAGAGACTTGAAGCTGATGGAATTGTGGGAGTGATTACTCAGAATGCTTTAAATCAGTCTATTGCCAACTTAAATCAAAACTTTTATGGTGGCAAATCTGGAAAACTACCGCTTTCAGGAATTTCTCTGATTAAAGAATTTGAAGGGTTGTCTTTAGAGGCTTATCCTGATCCTGATCCTAAAAATGGTGGTAAACCCATCACTATTGGTTGGGGAACTACTCGCAAAAAAGATGGTAGTGAATGGAAGTTAGGTGAAAAAATTACTAAAGAAGAAGCAGAAGAACTTTTGATTTCTCAACTAGAAAATAATTATTTACCAAGTCTGCAAAAAATTCCTGTATGGAATGAGTTGAACCCTAACCAACAGGGAGCCTTATTAAGTTTTTGTTACAACTTAGGTGCTAATTTTTATGGTGGTGCTAATTTCCAGAGCATTACTAGAGTTTTAAAAAATCAACAGTGGGATGAAATTGAAGAAACTTTTGTTAAGTACAGAAGCCCTGGTAGCCTGGTTGAGGAGGGTTTAAAGCGCAGGAGATTGGCAGAAGCTAAACTATTTTTAACTAGTTTGCCGTCAGTCCCCTACTGA
- the petA gene encoding cytochrome f encodes MRNACTPARLTRTAKVMLNALLIAIATVTFFFTSDIAQPQTAAAYPFWAQAAYPETPREPTGRIVCANCHLAAKPTEVEVPQSVLPDTVFKAIVKIPYDTSAQQVGADGSKVGLNVGAVLMLPDGFKIAPEDRIPEEMKEEVGDVYFQPYGEDKDNIVIVGPLPGEQYQEIVFPILSPNPATDKNIHFGKYSVHVGGNRGRGQVYPTGEKSNNNIYNASAAGTISKIAKEEDEDGNVKYVISITTEAGEVVNDTVPAGPDLIVSEGQTVASGDALTNNPNVGGFGQLDAEIVLQDSSRVAWMVAFVCLVMLAQVMLVLKKKQIEKVQAAEMNF; translated from the coding sequence ATGAGAAACGCCTGTACACCTGCGAGGTTAACTCGTACTGCTAAAGTAATGTTAAACGCATTGCTGATAGCGATCGCCACCGTGACCTTTTTCTTCACCAGCGATATAGCCCAACCCCAAACCGCTGCGGCTTATCCATTCTGGGCGCAAGCAGCCTATCCTGAAACTCCCCGCGAACCAACAGGACGGATTGTTTGCGCTAACTGTCACCTAGCAGCTAAACCTACAGAAGTAGAAGTACCCCAATCGGTACTACCTGACACCGTATTTAAAGCGATCGTCAAAATTCCCTACGATACCAGCGCACAGCAAGTAGGCGCTGATGGTTCTAAAGTCGGCTTAAACGTCGGTGCTGTATTAATGTTGCCCGACGGCTTCAAAATTGCGCCAGAAGACCGCATTCCTGAAGAAATGAAGGAAGAAGTAGGCGATGTTTACTTCCAACCTTACGGTGAAGACAAAGACAATATTGTCATTGTTGGCCCCTTACCCGGCGAACAATATCAAGAAATTGTCTTTCCTATTCTGTCACCTAACCCCGCTACCGACAAAAATATCCACTTTGGCAAATATTCCGTTCATGTAGGCGGAAACCGGGGACGCGGACAAGTATATCCCACAGGTGAAAAGAGCAATAACAACATTTACAACGCTTCTGCTGCTGGCACAATTAGCAAGATTGCCAAAGAAGAAGACGAAGACGGTAATGTTAAGTATGTAATCAGCATCACAACTGAAGCTGGTGAAGTTGTTAATGATACTGTTCCCGCAGGCCCAGATCTAATTGTTTCTGAAGGACAAACAGTTGCATCTGGTGATGCTTTGACCAACAACCCCAACGTTGGCGGTTTCGGTCAACTAGATGCAGAAATTGTCTTACAAGATAGTTCCAGAGTTGCATGGATGGTTGCTTTCGTCTGTTTAGTGATGTTGGCACAAGTTATGCTGGTACTAAAGAAAAAGCAGATTGAAAAAGTTCAAGCTGCTGAGATGAATTTCTAA
- the petC gene encoding cytochrome b6-f complex iron-sulfur subunit produces the protein MAQFSESADVPDMGRRQFMNLLTFGTVTGVALGALYPVVNYFIPPASGGGGGGTVAKNELGNDVSVGQFLESHNVGDRTLVQGLKGDPTYIVVESKEAIADYGINAICTHLGCVVPWNVAENKFKCPCHGSQYDATGKVVRGPAPKSLALAHAAVNDDKIVLTPWTETDFRTGEAAWWA, from the coding sequence ATGGCTCAATTTTCTGAATCAGCAGACGTGCCTGATATGGGTCGTCGTCAATTCATGAACCTGCTCACTTTTGGGACTGTGACCGGAGTGGCGCTAGGTGCATTGTATCCTGTTGTCAACTACTTTATCCCTCCCGCCAGCGGTGGTGGTGGCGGTGGTACAGTTGCCAAAAACGAACTAGGTAACGACGTTAGTGTTGGTCAATTTCTAGAAAGCCATAATGTGGGCGATCGCACTTTGGTTCAAGGACTCAAAGGTGATCCTACATATATTGTGGTCGAAAGCAAAGAAGCGATCGCTGACTATGGGATTAACGCCATCTGTACTCACTTAGGTTGTGTTGTCCCTTGGAACGTAGCTGAAAACAAATTTAAATGTCCTTGTCACGGTTCTCAGTACGATGCTACTGGTAAAGTCGTTCGGGGGCCTGCACCCAAGTCTTTAGCTCTGGCTCATGCCGCAGTTAATGACGACAAAATCGTTTTGACACCTTGGACAGAAACCGACTTCCGTACCGGTGAAGCAGCTTGGTGGGCTTAG